A genomic region of Candidatus Liberimonas magnetica contains the following coding sequences:
- a CDS encoding glycosyltransferase family 9 protein: MDIEKEKVIFFHMNQLGDLLFSFPLLAAARKTWQDKKIYSLARKEFAAILKAAGFVDEVIIKPDDLFSKLDLLNKLKKEGFKKSVLFSESPESLLLSYFSNIPQRYGFQTASLNSLLTNKTPRMGVPSIANNKSLAGSLGLTGIPDDYSGLVAVPEIELNKAQSWLAKERITSGFVVISPGASKKRKEKCWIKENWVKVIQLIKNTSLIPVLTGAPNEYGELAAIAKDVNGPVRIFVPNEGIMPLAALMKKARLFAGIDSGAMHLAASLQVPVVALFALTDPGQVGPFPLEKNTVIKKNAMMEITPQEVFSAISSLYK; this comes from the coding sequence ATGGATATAGAAAAAGAAAAAGTAATATTTTTCCATATGAACCAGCTGGGTGACCTTCTTTTTAGCTTTCCTTTATTAGCCGCAGCAAGAAAAACCTGGCAGGATAAAAAGATATATTCTTTAGCAAGAAAGGAGTTTGCCGCTATCTTAAAAGCGGCGGGTTTTGTAGATGAAGTTATAATTAAACCTGATGATTTATTTAGTAAGTTAGACTTATTGAATAAATTAAAAAAGGAAGGCTTTAAAAAGTCAGTATTATTTTCTGAATCGCCGGAATCGCTGTTGTTGAGTTATTTTTCGAATATACCTCAAAGGTACGGGTTTCAAACCGCTTCCTTAAACTCCCTTTTGACAAACAAGACACCAAGAATGGGTGTTCCGTCAATAGCTAATAACAAAAGCCTTGCCGGCAGCCTTGGTTTAACCGGTATACCGGATGATTATTCAGGGCTTGTTGCGGTCCCTGAGATAGAACTGAATAAAGCTCAGAGCTGGCTTGCAAAAGAAAGGATAACTTCCGGTTTTGTCGTTATATCTCCCGGTGCAAGCAAAAAAAGAAAAGAAAAATGCTGGATAAAAGAAAACTGGGTAAAAGTTATCCAGCTGATAAAAAATACGAGCCTTATCCCCGTACTTACAGGAGCTCCGAATGAATATGGAGAACTGGCGGCGATAGCTAAAGATGTAAACGGGCCTGTCAGGATATTTGTTCCTAACGAAGGGATAATGCCTCTTGCGGCGCTTATGAAAAAAGCAAGGTTATTTGCCGGCATAGATTCCGGGGCTATGCATCTGGCCGCAAGCCTTCAAGTGCCGGTTGTGGCATTGTTCGCTCTGACCGATCCGGGCCAGGTAGGGCCGTTTCCTTTAGAAAAAAACACAGTAATTAAGAAAAATGCAATGATGGAAATAACCCCACAAGAAGTTTTTTCCGCCATCTCTTCTCTGTATAAATGA
- a CDS encoding glycosyltransferase family 9 protein, which produces MKILIIKPSSFGDIIHANPVIAALKKLYNDSHITWLVFDSFKDILALFPGLDNTIVWDRKGGIKEFARVVRLIRKEKFDLVIDLQGLFRTGLISFLSGAKEKIGVPGLKEFSNIFIREVYPENKNLNAIKRNLETVRYLSGQKINPEFNIKIPKEVKETGKNIIDNLKLGPGEKVIAMLPFSRGLSKIWPLAYYEELATLLLKEFEKTKIVILGNKSLPFKTSGERVMDLCGKTSIHELVVILGNSKVVIGGDTGPMQLAASLDIPVVMIFGGSDVNETSPVSKKLSILKKDYPCSPCRTSPICKDFPCLKDIKPEEVLGKIKKWI; this is translated from the coding sequence ATGAAGATATTAATAATAAAACCAAGCTCATTCGGAGACATTATACATGCAAATCCTGTGATTGCTGCTTTAAAAAAGCTCTATAATGATTCCCATATTACATGGCTTGTTTTTGATTCTTTTAAAGATATACTAGCGCTTTTCCCCGGCCTGGATAATACGATAGTCTGGGACAGGAAAGGCGGCATAAAAGAGTTTGCGAGGGTAGTACGCCTTATCAGAAAGGAAAAATTTGATCTGGTCATAGACCTTCAGGGATTATTCCGGACAGGTTTGATATCTTTTCTTTCAGGAGCAAAAGAAAAAATAGGTGTCCCGGGTTTAAAAGAATTTAGTAATATTTTTATCAGAGAAGTTTATCCGGAAAATAAAAATTTAAATGCGATAAAAAGGAATCTTGAAACCGTACGCTATCTGTCAGGACAAAAAATAAACCCTGAATTCAACATAAAGATACCCAAAGAGGTTAAGGAAACAGGGAAAAACATCATTGATAACCTTAAACTTGGTCCGGGTGAAAAGGTAATTGCTATGCTTCCTTTTTCACGCGGTCTTTCCAAAATCTGGCCGCTTGCCTATTACGAAGAACTCGCTACCCTTCTTCTTAAAGAATTTGAAAAAACAAAAATCGTTATTCTTGGGAACAAGAGCCTGCCTTTTAAAACATCGGGTGAGAGAGTTATGGATTTATGCGGTAAGACTTCTATACATGAGCTGGTTGTGATATTAGGCAATTCCAAAGTAGTAATAGGCGGGGATACTGGCCCTATGCAGCTTGCTGCTTCGCTTGATATACCGGTTGTAATGATATTCGGCGGTTCTGATGTGAATGAAACGTCCCCTGTTTCAAAAAAACTGTCTATATTGAAAAAAGATTATCCCTGCTCTCCGTGCAGGACAAGCCCTATTTGCAAAGATTTTCCGTGCTTAAAAGATATAAAACCTGAAGAGGTTTTAGGTAAAATAAAAAAATGGATATAG
- a CDS encoding DUF374 domain-containing protein: MAKTEILSLLGWIIINLIGITLRIRRINSQVWKERKNVVFGFWHGEQFILCYCHKNQGVVIMSSLSKDGEMQAGILKRFGYNVVRGSSSRGGERALVEMIRLIRKGFSCAFAVDGPRGPYHEIKPGVAYLPMKSNTMYIPAISASKHRIVFTKAWDKYEMPVPFSPAVVCYGKPIEVKEDKALAGYLAEMKNSMEELTAFTHKYYWSKEPREYLEHHPNPKILMIQPSRMGDVVFSLPTLSVLRKKYPKAWIGWFVDERCAPLLEGNPDLDEIIVFDRSNVSYTYLRSLKESLRKKEIDVSLDLHGLFKSAFMAWLAGAHFKLASSSTNGMRELSWLISREIKAPSQNMHCIERHLEVAAYLGCDTGKIDYKFNVDEEKSTKVDEILKALKIDRAKPLILIHPGGGWVARRWFPERYSELINRLVLELKAEVILIGGKEGGSKEKGLNEKIRSSSKSDVKDLTDKLDLKELMALYKKSSLFIGNEAGPMHIAVALGLPTVAIIGPTDPGRTGPYKGDTIIVTKKVDCQPCRERNCRTKVCMERISVQDVFEAAKIQLGIKD; this comes from the coding sequence ATGGCAAAAACAGAAATATTATCGTTATTAGGATGGATAATAATAAATTTGATAGGCATAACCTTGCGGATCAGGAGAATAAACAGCCAGGTATGGAAAGAAAGAAAAAATGTTGTTTTTGGTTTCTGGCACGGCGAGCAGTTTATTCTGTGTTATTGTCATAAAAATCAAGGCGTTGTGATAATGAGCAGCCTTTCAAAAGACGGCGAGATGCAGGCAGGCATATTAAAACGCTTCGGATATAATGTAGTAAGAGGTTCTTCATCCAGGGGGGGCGAGCGGGCATTGGTAGAGATGATAAGGCTTATAAGAAAAGGTTTTTCCTGTGCTTTTGCCGTAGATGGGCCGCGGGGGCCCTATCACGAAATAAAACCTGGAGTAGCCTATCTTCCTATGAAATCCAACACGATGTATATTCCTGCTATCAGCGCCTCAAAACATCGTATAGTGTTCACTAAAGCCTGGGACAAGTATGAGATGCCTGTTCCTTTCAGCCCTGCTGTAGTCTGTTACGGTAAACCGATAGAGGTCAAGGAAGATAAAGCCCTTGCCGGATACCTGGCTGAAATGAAAAATTCAATGGAAGAATTGACAGCTTTTACGCACAAGTATTACTGGTCAAAAGAGCCGAGGGAGTACCTTGAACATCATCCTAATCCGAAGATACTTATGATACAGCCGAGCCGTATGGGGGATGTTGTATTCTCTTTGCCGACCTTATCGGTTTTAAGAAAGAAATATCCGAAAGCCTGGATAGGCTGGTTTGTCGATGAACGCTGTGCTCCACTTTTAGAAGGAAATCCCGACCTTGATGAAATAATAGTCTTTGACAGAAGCAATGTGTCATATACTTACCTGAGAAGCCTGAAAGAAAGTTTAAGGAAAAAAGAAATAGATGTAAGCCTCGACTTGCACGGTCTTTTTAAATCCGCTTTTATGGCCTGGCTGGCTGGTGCGCATTTTAAACTGGCTTCGTCGTCTACTAACGGGATGAGAGAATTATCCTGGCTTATATCCAGAGAGATAAAGGCCCCAAGCCAAAATATGCACTGCATAGAGAGGCATCTTGAAGTTGCGGCATACCTTGGCTGTGATACGGGAAAGATTGATTATAAATTCAATGTAGATGAAGAGAAATCCACAAAAGTTGATGAGATATTAAAGGCCCTGAAGATCGACCGTGCTAAACCACTGATATTAATACATCCTGGCGGCGGTTGGGTCGCAAGAAGATGGTTCCCGGAAAGGTACAGCGAGCTCATAAACAGGTTAGTACTCGAACTAAAAGCCGAGGTTATTCTGATCGGGGGGAAAGAAGGCGGAAGTAAAGAGAAAGGATTAAATGAAAAGATAAGGTCTTCTTCTAAAAGCGATGTTAAAGATTTGACCGATAAATTAGATTTAAAAGAGTTAATGGCATTGTACAAAAAAAGCAGTTTGTTCATTGGAAATGAAGCCGGGCCCATGCATATAGCGGTTGCTCTGGGCCTTCCGACTGTTGCCATAATAGGGCCGACTGATCCGGGCCGGACGGGCCCTTATAAAGGTGACACAATAATAGTCACAAAAAAAGTGGACTGTCAGCCGTGCAGGGAACGGAACTGTAGAACGAAGGTATGCATGGAACGCATCAGTGTCCAGGATGTTTTTGAAGCAGCAAAAATACAATTAGGAATCAAAGATTAA
- a CDS encoding 3-deoxy-D-manno-octulosonic acid transferase, whose amino-acid sequence MIFFYNLFLFILLVPAVIFLYLHNRKRFYTDFSPGIKERFGFFEKNVLDEKSKKVLWIHCASLGEIRVVESLAKPLKEKYTVVITVLTRSAKEYAVNNKLSDHIYYAPLDFTFIVQKFIDSFLPDVLLIIETELWPGMINTAKKNNLRVIIINARLSDHSYPNYLRLKFLWQKLLRKIDFISARSQKDMERFISLGCSSENVKNTGNLKYNFLSSGNEFSRRDFNFNDTDLIWLCASTRSKEEEIIINAWKKVIASNKGVKLLIAPRHLERIHEIIRLFEKNNIAYTKRSSITNDKFDCFLLDSFGELQNFYPMSDIVFVGGSLVDKGGQNPIEPARCAKPILFGPYMENFSNESKILKEYGGAIEVKNEDELAAKAGELISDKNTRLDTGQKAKKAFESQTGSIERTLDIVNKIME is encoded by the coding sequence ATGATTTTTTTCTACAATCTATTCCTATTTATTCTGTTGGTCCCTGCCGTAATATTCCTATACCTGCATAATAGAAAACGCTTTTATACAGACTTTTCCCCGGGGATAAAGGAAAGGTTTGGATTTTTTGAAAAAAATGTTCTGGATGAAAAGTCCAAGAAGGTATTGTGGATCCACTGCGCTTCTCTCGGAGAAATAAGGGTTGTGGAATCCTTGGCAAAACCGTTGAAGGAAAAATATACTGTGGTCATAACTGTTTTAACCCGGTCCGCCAAAGAATATGCGGTAAATAATAAACTTTCAGATCATATTTATTATGCTCCGCTTGATTTTACTTTTATCGTTCAGAAATTCATAGATTCATTTCTGCCGGATGTCCTGCTCATCATAGAAACAGAACTCTGGCCGGGCATGATAAACACCGCAAAAAAGAATAATCTAAGAGTAATAATAATTAATGCAAGATTGTCGGATCATTCATACCCGAATTATTTAAGGCTAAAATTCTTATGGCAAAAGCTCTTAAGAAAGATAGATTTTATATCTGCAAGGTCGCAAAAGGATATGGAAAGGTTCATAAGCCTCGGATGCAGCAGCGAAAATGTGAAAAATACGGGCAACCTCAAATATAATTTCCTTTCTTCAGGAAATGAGTTTTCACGCAGAGATTTCAATTTTAATGATACTGACTTAATATGGCTGTGTGCCAGCACCAGAAGCAAAGAAGAAGAGATAATTATTAATGCCTGGAAGAAGGTAATAGCATCAAATAAAGGGGTAAAACTTTTAATTGCTCCAAGGCACCTTGAAAGGATCCATGAAATAATCCGGTTATTTGAAAAAAATAACATAGCATATACTAAAAGGTCTTCTATTACAAACGATAAATTTGACTGCTTTTTGTTGGATAGTTTCGGAGAGCTGCAGAATTTCTATCCTATGAGCGATATTGTTTTTGTTGGAGGCTCGCTTGTGGATAAAGGAGGGCAGAACCCGATAGAACCCGCACGCTGTGCTAAACCGATATTGTTCGGCCCTTATATGGAAAACTTTTCAAATGAATCTAAAATACTTAAAGAATACGGCGGAGCTATAGAGGTAAAAAATGAAGATGAATTGGCCGCAAAAGCCGGTGAATTAATCTCTGACAAGAATACCCGCTTAGATACCGGCCAAAAAGCAAAAAAAGCCTTTGAAAGCCAGACAGGTTCTATAGAGCGGACATTGGATATAGTAAATAAAATAATGGAATAA
- the secF gene encoding protein translocase subunit SecF, whose protein sequence is MELLKKTNVDFVGKRYFFYGVSGFFILLGIVSIILRGGPNYGIDFVGGLLIQIGFDKPVEMVALRSTLNEAGITGTELQSSGNSVILRVKHQNIDSDAFAAKVIDVLSQKYMEFKPVIERKEFVGPTVGRHLAKQAYLAVVFSMLGIIVYVAFRFHSGLWGTAGVVALFHDVFITFGLFSVLNKEITVTVVAALLTLAGYSINDTIVIFDRIRDNLRFYTKETFYKILNDSINQTLSRTVITSFTVFIVVIGLFLFGGEVIHDFAFALLIGVIIGSYSTIFIASPLIYEWEIFKKKRMQKIATLKYKK, encoded by the coding sequence GTGGAACTGTTAAAAAAAACTAACGTTGATTTTGTAGGGAAAAGATATTTTTTTTACGGAGTTTCAGGTTTTTTTATTCTTTTAGGGATAGTGTCAATAATACTCAGGGGCGGCCCGAATTACGGGATTGATTTTGTAGGCGGTCTACTTATACAGATTGGTTTTGATAAACCTGTCGAAATGGTAGCTTTACGCTCAACCCTTAACGAGGCCGGTATTACGGGCACTGAACTCCAGAGTTCGGGTAACTCCGTTATTCTCAGGGTCAAACATCAGAATATTGACTCGGATGCTTTTGCAGCCAAAGTGATAGATGTCTTGAGTCAGAAGTACATGGAATTTAAGCCGGTTATTGAAAGAAAGGAGTTTGTCGGGCCTACGGTAGGAAGGCATCTTGCGAAGCAGGCATACCTGGCGGTGGTTTTTTCGATGCTCGGCATAATAGTTTACGTGGCGTTTCGTTTTCATTCGGGGTTGTGGGGTACGGCTGGCGTTGTGGCGTTGTTTCATGATGTTTTTATAACCTTCGGGTTGTTTTCTGTGCTCAACAAAGAGATAACGGTCACGGTTGTAGCCGCACTTTTGACCCTGGCAGGTTATTCTATCAACGATACGATAGTAATTTTTGACCGGATAAGGGACAACCTCCGTTTTTATACCAAAGAAACGTTCTATAAAATATTAAATGACAGTATAAACCAGACCCTGTCAAGGACCGTGATAACGTCATTTACTGTTTTTATCGTGGTTATCGGGCTGTTCCTTTTTGGCGGCGAAGTGATACATGATTTTGCGTTTGCGCTTCTTATAGGCGTAATTATCGGATCTTATTCAACTATATTTATCGCAAGCCCGCTGATCTACGAGTGGGAAATCTTCAAGAAAAAAAGAATGCAGAAAATAGCGACTTTAAAATATAAAAAATAA